The Streptomyces sp. V4I8 genome includes the window GCCGTCGCCGAGATAGATCGCGACGTGTGTCGGGCCGAAGCCGACAGGGCCGAAGTACATGATGTCGCCGGGCAGCAGGACGCCCGCCCCCTGCGACTTCACGAACTTCGTGTGAGCGTACCCGGGCGCCGCGAAGGTCGCCTGCGTCGTGCGCTCGGTGATGAGGTCCCGGCCGGTCGCCTTGTACCAGGCCCAGCGCACCAGTCCGATGCAGTCGAAGCTCCACAGCTCCGGGTCCGCGTACGAGTCGGGGTCCGTGCGGTCGATCTGGCCCTGACTCGGACCGGGCACGCCCTGTGCGTGACCGCCACCCCAGGCGTACTGCTGACCGACGTACCGGCACGCCACCTCGACGGCCGCCTGCGCCGCCGCACTCGCACCGGACTGGAGCGGCGCGCACCCCGTGGCGGCGACCGCCTGAGGAGCCGAGACGGCCGGCAGGCCGAGACTCATCACCGTCACGAGCACGGCGACGAGGAGCCGTACCCGGCGCCCCCAGGACTGCTCTCCCCACCCTGTTCTTCCGGACCCCCCTCCTGCGGACCCCGTTCTTGCGGACCCCGTTCTTGCGGACCCCGTTCTTGCGGACCCTGCTCTTCCGGTTCCTCGACTTCTGCGAACTCCGATGATCACGGCACTCCCCCTGGTCTCGGTGACTCCCGCGAACGTACGGACTCCACCGGCCAGCCGGTCCCTGTCATTTGTCAGGATGAAGAGGTGCGCGGAGCTCAGGGACCAGCGTCCTGAGGTGTCGGCGAGGTACTCCGGAGAACCGGCCAACGGCTCGCCACAGCAGCGAGGTCGAGTCCGGGCCGCCTCCCCCCTGCGGTCCGGGATCCAAGATCGATTGTCAGTGGTGGGTGAGAACATCGGAGCATCGAGTCGGAAAGAGGGGGAGCGGTCATGTCCGGAAGCCAGAACTACATCAATCACGTTGCTCTCGTGCTGGACGCCAGTTCGTCCATGTCCCACCTGAGCCGCAAGGTCGTCGAGGTCGCCGACCAGCAGATCGCCTACCTGGCCCGCCGATCGCAGGAGCTGGACCAGGAAACCCGCGTCACCGTGTACGTCTTCGCGGACGAGGTGGAGTGCGTCATCTACGACAAGGACGTGCTGCGGATGCCGTCCCTGAAGCAGCTGTACCGGGTCGGGGGAATGACGGCGCTGCTGGCGGCCACGCTCAAGTCGCAGCGGGAGCTTGCGCAGACGGCCCAACTGTACGGAGACCACAGCTTCCTGACGTTCGTGCTCACCGACGGGCAGGAGAACGCGAGCCATCGCTGCTCGGATGCCCGTAACAGGGATCCACGTGAACTGGTCGGGGGCGTGGCCAAGCTGATCGAGACACAGGAGGACAACTGGACGCTGGCCGTCCTCGTGCCGGACCAGATGGGCAAGCGCGAGGCCATGCAGTGCGGGTTCCCGAAGGACAACATCGCCATCTGGGACGCCACGAGCACACAGGGTCTGGAGGAGGCCGGGCAGGTCATCCAGCAGGCCACCGAGAAGTTCATGATGGGCCGCGCCCAGGGCATCCGCGGATCACGGGCGGTGTTCTCCACAGGTGCGGAGGCGGTCAACAAGGACACCATCGAGGCAGCCGGCCTCGCCCCGGTGGATCCGTCGAAGTACCAGCTGATCCCTGTTGCCCGTGACGCGGCGATCCGGGACTGGGTCGTCGAATGCGGGCACACCTACCGTACCGGTGGCGCGTTCTACCAGCTGAGCAAGTCGGAGAAGATCCAGGCGCAGAAGCAGATAGCGGTGCTGGAGAAGAAGACCGACCGGGTGTACACGGGGCCCGAGGCCCGAGCCCTGCTCGGCCTGCCGAACGTGGAAATCCGCGTCAAGCCGGACCACAACGACGACTTCACGATCTTCGTACAGAGCACCAGTGTGAACCGGAAGCTCGTTCCGAACACGCGGCTGCTGCTCATGCTCTGACGCTCATGGTCTGACGCCTTGCCTTCACGGCAGGTGCGCCGCTGAACAGCACCGCTCCGTACACCGGGCCGGGCCCTGGGGATGTCATGACTGACCCCCGGGGCCCGAGTGCGCTGCGGGCCTGCCGGCAGACCCGTGGTGGTCCCGCGGCGAGGAGGGATAAGAGTGAACGGTCCGGTGCAGCGCCGGCCCGCTCACTCCGGCCAGGGACGGACGTGTGCGCTGGCCGCGCCGATTGCCGCTCTCGCCGCCCGTTCGACCAGCGAGATCCCGCCCTCCATCGATGCGTTGCCGCCGCTGAGTACCGAGACCAGGTAGCCGCGCCCGTGCACCGTCACGTGACCGACGCTGTTGATGATCCACAGGTCGGTTGTGCTCCGCTGCAGCCAGCCGTTCTTGAGGGCCCAGCGGGAGCCCGGGGAGCCGGCCGCGGACACCCCCCAGTCCTGGCCCTCCGCGATGGAGCCCATCAGGTCCTGGATGTAGGCCCGGGACTCCTGGTTCAGTCCTTCCGGCGAGTGGGCGGAGGCAACCGGCCCTCGTGCGAAGACCGCGCGCAGAAGCTTGACCTGGTCCGTGGCCGTGGTCCGGGTGAGGCCCCATCTGATGCCGGGGCCGCCCTGTGTCGAGGAAAGCCCCAACCGTTCGTTCGCCGCGGCCAGGCCTTCCGCCCGCCCGATCGCCCGCCACAGGACGTCCGTCGCCTCGTTGTCGCTCGTCCGGATCATCTCGTCGGCATACCGGCGCTCGGCATCTGTCAGCTCCCGGCCCTCGTCCTGCGCCTGGAGCAGCAGCGTCGCGAGGATGCCCACCTTGATGATGCTCGCCGTTTCGAACGTCGCGTCCGGCCGCCCGTATGACGCGATCTCCTGGTCGGCACTGTCCAGGTCGAGCACCGCCACCGCCAACCGCGTATCGCCACCCGGCAGGACCGGCTTGAGCGCCCGCGAGAGAGTCGCGCCCCGCTTCTCGCGCGGCGGCGCCGCCGGCCCGGGGGCCGGAGCGCCCGCCCGTGCCGGGGGCGCCTGCCCCGCATGGGGCGTGCCGGGGGCGGAACAGGCGGCGAGTGACGCCACGACTGCGGTGACGACGCAGGCGTAGCCCTTCAGCGTGTGCGCGCGGAGGCCGCGCGCCGTGTGCGTCCGGTTCTGTCCGTCGACCATGGCGGGCAGGCCTCGATATTCCTAGGAAGAAAGACGGCGATCAATCAGAAAATAGGACACATCGAATGCGATGACGGTGATCGACACCAGGACAGGCGTGTCATTCCGCGAGTAACGAGGGAGCCGATTGCCGGAGACGACCGTGCAGGTGGCAGGGCCGGAGAGGCGAGCGGCGAGCGGACTACACGAGCGCGGGCGCCACCTCGTGGACGGCATGGGAGAAACCCCGGGCGGCAGACCGAACGGCGTGACCACGCAGCTTCCCGAGGGGAGCGTCGTCCGGCAGCGCCTCGTCGGCCCGCATGATCGCCTGGCAGGTCTGGGCACAACGCCCGCGGACACGACGTACGCCTGGAGTTGCACGGCATGGAGGACAGCCCCGCCGGCATGCCGCCACCAAGAACTCAGTGCTCTACGCCGACAGCTCCCCGATCCTCCGCGGTGGAGCACCTCAGCGCGAGGGCCGCGATGTCGTCGTCGAGCCTTCCGCCACTGTGCTGGAGCAGGTCCCGGTGCAATTGGTCGAGCAGCTCGCGGGGCCGCTCCAGGCCCTGCCGACGCATCCAGTCCGGCAGCGGGAAGAACTGGCCGGCATGGTCCCGGGCCTCCGATACGCCGTCCGTGTAGAGCAGCAACTGATCACCAGGGGCGAAGGAGACCATGTCGACCCAGTAGCGGTCACCGATGAGCGCTGCGAGGTTGAGGGGCGGGGAAGGAAGGGTGGGCTCCAGGACCCGGACCTTCCCGGAATGCGCGATCAGCGGCGGGGGGTGCCCGCAGTTGAGAAGTCGTAGGTGGCCGCCGCCGTGCGGGATCTCGGCGAGGAGAGCGGTGGCGAAGTGCTCGGGCTGGTCCTGGGCGGGAAAAGCCGCGCTGTGGCGCGTGACCGTGGTCTCCAGTCGGTGGATGATGCCCTGCAGGTCGGGCTCGTCGTACGCGGCCTCCCTGAAGCAGCCGATCACCGCCGAGGCCGCCCCCACCGCGGACAGACCCTTGCCCCGTACGTCGCCTATGAGCAGCCGGACCCCGTACGGCGTACCGATCACCTCATAGAAGTCGCCGCCGATCCGGGCCTGTTCCTGGGCCGCCAGATACAGTGACTCGATCTCGACGTCCGCGATGCGGCGCGGCAGCGGGCGGAGCAGCACCTTCTGGGCCGCGTCGGCGACGAGCCGGACATGGAAGAGGATCTCCTCCCGCTGCAGTCGGACATGACTCCCGTACGCGGCCGCCAAGGTGACCGCGATGATCGCGGCGGACGTGTACTGCGTCCCCAGGTCGGTGTGGAAGAAGCTGAGGAAGATCATGAACAGCAGGCAGAACGCCCCCAGCACCACCGTGGGCAGCACGGGCCACATCGCGGCGGCAAGGGCGGGTGCGGCGGGCAGAAGGCGGCTGATGGCGATCTCCCTCGGGGTGGAGAACGCCAGGCCCGCGATGAGGACGGTCAGGACCACGGGTGACAGCCGGGCAGCTTCCCATCGGCCGCTGTAGGCGGGGCGACGGCGCCACAGCCGTGCAGACATGATCACAAAATGCATCATATCGGCCTAAGCAGACATCGAGCGCGGCAAAATCATGGGCCGCACCCGAGAATTTGCGGCGGACGGGCACGCCCGAAGGAGTCGAGACCGTGCATCGCAAGGCCGCACAGACGACCGGGGGCACCCGAGGTCGACCGAACGAGGATCGGGCGGCCTCTGGCCACTCGGGATCACCGGTGTTACAAAGGTCGCATGGCGAATAGTTTCGCCCGTTTTCGACACCTGTCGTCGGTCAAGCGTCTGATCAGCAAGAGCACGCGGAGCGTGGCCGGGCAGGTGTTGGTTTTCCAGGTGGCTCTGGTCGTGCTGCTCGTGGCCTGCGGCGTCTTCGCTCTCATCCTGCAGTCGGAGCGGGACACCAACGCCGAGGCCAGGCGCCGCTCCACGGCCGTGGCGCAGACCTTCGCGCACGCACCAGGCGTCCTGGCGGCATTGCAGACCCCGGATCCGAGCAAGATTCTCCAGCCGCTCACGGAGGCCGCCCGGCGGGCCTCCGGCGTCGACTTCATCGTGATCATGGACACCCAGGGCATCCGGTACACACACCCCTTGCCGGACCGGATCGGAAAGCGGTTCGTGGGCGAGATCGGGCCGTCGCTGGCGGGCAGGGTCTACGTGGAGAGCGTCAACGGTCCGCTCGGTCGCGAGGTGCAGGCCACGGTCCCGATCGAGAACGCCGACAGCGAGGTCGTGGCCCTCGTCTCGGCCGGGATGAAGGTCAAGAACGTCGAAAGCCAGCTGGACCGGCAACTACCGATCATTCTGGGCGCCGGAGCCGGAGCGCTCGCGTTGTCCACCGGGGTGACGGCACTGGTGGGCAGGCGGCTGCGACGGCAGACACACAGCCTGGCCCCGGACGAGATGACCCTGATGTACGAGCACCACGACACGGTGCTCCACTCCGTGCGGGAAGGGGTGCTGATCGTGGCCGCCGACGGGCGGCTGATCCTGGCGAACGACGAGGCCAGACGACTGCTGGAGCTGCCCCCGGACGTCGAGGGACGGCTCGTCTCGGAACTGCCGGGCCTCGATCCCGAGACGAAGGCGCTGCTCGCCTCCGGGCGCGAGGCCACCGACGAGGTGCACCTCGCGGGAGAGCGACTGCTCGCGGTCAACCAACGGCCCACGGATCGCGACGGAGGTCCCAAGGGAACGGTGGTGACGCTACGCGATTCCACCGAGCTGCAGGCTCTGACCGGCAGGGCGGAGGTGGCAAGGGAGCGGCTCAGGCTGCTGTACGACGCCGGGCTGAGCATCGGTACCAGCCTGGACGTGCTGCGCACCGCCGACGAGTTGGCGCGCGTCCCCGTTCCTCGCTTCGCGGACTTCGTCACCGTGGACCTGGCCGACGCCGTCCTGCACGGCGAGGAGCCGGCCCCCACGGCGACGGACATGCGACGCGCGGCCGTGTGCGGCTCCCGGGACGACCATCCGCTCTCCGAACAGGGCCGGCTCTTCGACTATCTGCCCTCCACGCCCCAGGCGCGCGGCTACGGCAGCGGCCGCTCCCAGTTGGTGCGGGATCTTCCGACCGCCACGGAATGGCGCGTACAGGACCCGGAGCGCGCCCAGGCGATCATCGACTACGGCATCCGTTCCCTCATCACCGCCCCCATCCAGGCGCGTGGCGTCGTGCTGGGCGTGGCCAACTTCTGGCGCGCGGACCAGCATGAGCCCTTCAACGAGGACGACCTGTCGCTGGCGGAGGAGCTGGTGGCCCGTGCCGCGATAAGCATCGACAACGCCCGCCGCTACACCCGCGAGCACGCCCTGGCAGTCACCCTCCAGCGCAGCCTGCTGCCCCAGGCCATGCCCGAGCAGAACGCCCTCGACATCGCCTACCGCTACCTCCCCGCACAGTCGGGCGTGGGCGGAGACTGGTTCGACGTGATTCCCCTGCCGGGGAGCCGGGTGGCACTGGCCGTCGGCGACGTGGTCGGCCACGGCCTGCACGCCGCCGCCACGATGGGACGGCTGCGGACCGCGGTGCACAACTTCTCCGCCCTCGATCTGCCACCCGACGAGCTGCTGAGCCATCTGGACGACCTGGTCGGAAGCATCGACCAGCACGAGGCCGCGGAGAGCGCGGCGGGCGTCGTGGGCGCCACCTGCCTGTACGGGATCTACGACCCCGTGACGCGCCGCTATGTCGTGGCGCGGGCGGGGCATCTGGCGCCCGCGCTGGTCCAGCCTGACGGAACCGTCACCTTCCCGGACGTGCCGGCCGGTCCGCCCCTGGGCCTCGGCGGCCTGCCCTTCCAGACCGCGGAGCTGTGCCTCGCCGAGGGAACCCAGCTCGTCCTGTACACCGACGGCCTCATCGAGGACCGCAGGCGCGACCTGGACGTGGGGATGGAACTGCTGCGCGACGCGCTCATGGACCACCCCGGCCGGCCCCCCGAGGAGACCTGCCGGCACGTGCTGGACAGTCTGCTCCCCGGGCGCCCCAAGGACGACGTCGCCCTCCTCGTCGCCCGCACACGGGAACTGCCGCCCGACCGGATCGCCGACTGGGATGTACCGCCCGACCCGGCCGCCGTCGCGGGCATGCGCGAGGCCGTGTCCCAGAAGCTCGAAGCGTGGGACCTGTCGGAGTTCGGCTTCACCATGGAGCTCATCCTGAGCGAGCTCATCACCAACGCCATCCGCTACGGCGCCGGCCCCATCCACGTACGGCTGATCCGCGACCGCACGCTGATCTGCGAGGTCGCCGACGGCAGCAGCACCTCACCGCATCTGCGGTACGCCGCTACGACGGACGAGGGAGGCCGGGGCCTGTTCCTGGTCTCGCAGATGGCCGAGCGCTGGGGCACCCGCTACACCCCGCAGGGCAAGGTGATCTGGGCCGAACAGGCCCTGCCCGACGCCCTCCGGCAGCCCGCCCCGGCACCGGCCCACGCGGACACGCCCCCGGCCGAAGAGGCAGCCGCCCCGGACACCCCGACGTGACGGCGGCGGCGCACGGGACCGGCAGCGCACGGGTGGTCGCCCACGGAACCTCGCCCGCTCAGCCCCCAGGGCCCGAGTTCAACGCCGTGCAGCACCGACGCCCGAGTCCAGGCGGGCGAAGAGAAGATCGTCCATCGAGCTCACGGCTTGCACGCCCACACCGTGTCCCGCCCACCGGGGCCGGGCCGACCGTGGTTACTTGGGGGCATGCTCAGCGGAGTGCGCGCCCGTGTTCTGCCGGCCTCCCAGCGCCGCTCGCTGGAGGAACTGGCTCAGGATCTGGACCTGTCGTCCGGAGACACCAGGTCCAAGCGTTCGGCCTTCTGGACCATGCTGACGCTTTCGTCGGTCATCGCGGCCGGCGGAGTGCTCACGGACTCGACGGCCACCGTGATCGGCGCGATGATCATCGCGCCGCTGTCCACGCCGATCATGGGCATTGCCCTGGGCTCGGTGCAGCGCCGCCGCACCGGTTCGGTCAGGATCGTCCTCCTCGCCTGCCTGCTGGTGATCGCCATCGGGATGGTGTTCTCGACGGTGCTCCCCGGCGACTACGACCTGCTCTCCAACAGCCAGATCTCGGGACGGACTTCGCCGGGCCTGATGGACCTGATCGCCGCCCTGGCCACAGGCTTCGCCGGCGCGGTGGCACTCGCCCGACGGGATGTCGCCGCCGTGCTGCCCGGAGTCGCCATCGCCATTTCGCTCGTTCCGCCCCTGGTGGTCACCGGCGTCTGCCTGGGCCGGCTGGCGGGATGGCTCGCGCTGGGGGCGCTGATGCTGTTCGTGTCCAACCTCTTCGCGCTGGTCTTCGGCGGCATGGTGGTCTTCGCCACCCTCGGCTACCGCACTCAGGACGACCGAGCGGCCGGACGGCCAGCCCGCCGGGCATACGCCGCCATGGCCCTGCTCTTCGCCGTCGTGTTCGTGCCGCTGACGGCCAACACCGTCCTCACACTCCTGCTCGACGCCTGGACGGACCGGACCAAGGGCGCGGCGCAGCAGTGGCTCGCCGACGAGCCGGGCGCCTCCGTCACCGGTGTCGACGCGGAATCCCGGACCATGTACATCCATGTGCGCGCTCCCGGAGATCTCCCCCCGGTGGAGCCGCTGCTCGACCGGCTCGACGGACAGATCCCGGACGGGATCCCCGTCGTGGTGGACGCGTCGCGCGGTCGGCGCATCGATGCCGGCACAGTCGGCGGCTGAGCGGTCCGGGTCATACGGAAATCGCCGGCCGGGCCGAGCAGGGAGCGGCGGTATCGGCCGGGGAGCCGGCGGGCGGTGCGGAGGCGTCGTTCAGGAATGCGCGGATCGCGAAGCCCACCAGCATGATCACCACGGTCCACACCACGACTGCCGTGGTCGGGTGACTCGTTTGGTGACCGCCGCCCGCACATGGGGCGGACCAGGCGAGTGGACGGTGTTCGGAGGTGCGAAGGCCACGCGCCGATGCTGCAATTGAGGTGCGCTCCCCGACGCAGGAGGCGGGCGTGTCACAAGGGGGCAGCCGCGAGCACGAGCATCAGAGGCGACACCGTGAGCGACGAATTCGACGAAGTGGGCCCGATCGACTACCTGGTCGTGGAGTTCCCCGGCAACCGGATGACAGGCGAGGGCTTCCCCCTCCTGGTCGATCTCGTGGACCGCGGTCTCATTCGGATCATGGACCTGGTGTTCGTCAGAAAGGACGAGGACGGATCCGTGACCGGCATGGAGATCGCCGATCTCACCGGCGACGGCACGCTCGACCTGGCCGTCTTCGAGGGTGCGTCGTCCGGTCTCCTGGGCCAGGACGACATCGACGAGGCCGGCACCGCGCTGGAACCCGGCAGTTCCGCCGGCATCCTGATCTACGAGAACCTGTGGGCCGCGCCCTTCGCCGCAGCCCTGCGCCGTGGCGGTGCCAGGATGGTCGCCTCCGGGCGGATCCCGGTGCCCGACCTCGTCGCCGCCCTCGACGCGACCGACGCCCCTCGCTGACCGGAAACCGTGACGGCGCAGGGGCAGAAGGTGAGCGGGTGACCGGCACCTCGATCGGCTCTCGGCGCCGGTCACCGTCGACAACACCGGCGGTCACCGCCCCGGCAAAGGGAGTGTGTGCCGCTGCCTGCCCGTCTTTGACGGGTGATCAGTTGAAGGGGTCGAGCGTGAGGTAGGCCTGGCTGGGGTTGCCGTCGTGCACGAGGGACTCGTGATGCCCCACGTCGTCGAACGCGAACGCGTACGCCTTCCCGTCGGCCATCTGCGCGTGGATCTTACGGGCGTAGTGATTGGTGACGCCGTCCTTGTAGAAGGCGTCGGCGCCGGAGTCCGGCTGGTTGGGGTTGACCAGGAGCGTGGAGCGGTTGAACCCGGCGCACAGTGTGCGCGAGATCGGGCCGCGGATTAGGTCGTTCGGTGCGTCGAGCTTTCTGTGGCAGCCGAAGATGGAGGACGCGTCCGGCTTCTCGAAGCTGGTGACCACGGTGCCGGTGGCGTTGGTGAAGTTCATGACGCCGCCGGTGACCCTGCCGAAGTACCTGGTGCCGGGCTGGTCGGCGAACGGCGTGACCGTGAGCGTGGAAGTGGAGTACTTCTGCCAGACGCGGTTGACGTAGTCGTCCATGACCGAAGCGGGCAGCGCGCCGGTCTCCAGTCCGTACAGCGGCGACAGGGCGCGCAGTACGGTGCCGTCGGGGCGGGTCTGGATCAGGTTGGCCCAGCCTCCCGGTTGCCCCCTGAGGGCGTTGAGGAAGCCGTTGTACCCGCCCGCCTTGAGCCGGCCGGTGCTTGCCGTGCTGCCGTCGGCTCGCCGCACTCCGACTGAGTACGGGGCGGAGAACATGTCGACCTGTGTGCTGTTGATCCACAGGCCCGAGTCGTTCAACGTGTACTCCGACCAGTTGAACAGGATGTTCCGGTTCGGGTCGGTCGGGTTCTGCACAGCGGGCTGGACCAGGCCTCCCGTGGTGAGCCTGAACACCAGTTTCTGGCCGTAGGAGAAGTACACACGCCCCGAGAACTTCGGCATGCGAATCGTCGTGGACTGCCCTGCGGCCGGGCCGGGGATCGCGGCGTCCGGCGCGGGGGCCGGCGGGTTCCCGCCCGCCGGCCAGGGGTGGAACGTGCCGTTGGCGTCGCCCCATCCCTGCCGTCCGGTCGACAGTTCGGTGCCGAGGTTGTAGATGTACACCTGCTCGCCGCGGGACGAGTTGTTCGTGATCTTCAGAGGGATGGTCGCCGGGACGGCGGCGTGGGCCGGCGCCTCCACTCCGGTCGCGAGCAGCGTGCCGACGAGGACCGTGGCGAGGGCCGACCCCACGGCCGTGGCCCGGCGCTTGAGTGTCCGTAACATGCTCTGTCTCCGTTCGACGATGGCCGATCGAGAAGTTCTTGAGAGCGCTCTCAGAGTTGCGCGCTGGTATGGACCTGTCAATAAACGGAACGAATGTCGGGACCGATTGCCGTGCGCCCGGCCGTCCCGCCGGCGTGCCCGCGGGGCCCCCGAGCCTGGTCCGCAGAGGTCGACGCCCGGCGGCGGCACAGCCTGGCCCGCAGAGGTCTACGCCCGGCCGCGGCACGGCCTGGCGCGGCCGGTCGTCGCCCGCGCCGGGCGCTCGCCGTCTCTCGCGCATCGAGCCAAGGAGGCGGAAGCGTGGCCGACGGCACTGCCGCCGTCGGCACGCCCGCACGTCGACCACGGCCCCGCACCGGGCCGGCACCGGACCTCGTTCAGTCCGACGACCGTGGCACAGTCCGGACGGATACCGTGGCAGGCCCGACAGCAACGCCGCACGCCCAGCCGAAAGAGGGTGCTCGTGGATGGAGCCGCACACGAGGGGCCGCCCCGCGGGCCTGTTCGTCGGCCTGTGCACGCTGGATGTCATCCAGCTCGTGGATCACGTGCCGGCTCCCGACGAGAAACTGACGGCTCGTCAGCAGGTCGTGGGGGCGGGCGGTCCGGCGACGAACGCGGCCGTGGCCTTCGCCCACTTGGGCGGCGCGGCCTCGCTGCTCACCGCGATCGGTTCCCATCCCATGGGACATGCGATCACCGCGGACCTGGACCGGGCGGGCGTGACCGTGTCGGACCTGGCAGCGGACTCGGTCGAGCCGCCTGCCGTGTCCTGCGCCCTGGTCACCGCGTCCAGCGGAGAACGCGCCGTCGCCTCGACCAATGCCACGGGGCACCGGCTCGGTCCGCCCGACAATCTCGACACGTGGGTGGCGGCCTGCGACATCGTCGAGTTCGACGGCCACCACGGGGAGCTGGCTCAGGCCACCGCCCAGGTCGCGCGGGCCGCCGGTCGCCGGACCGTGCTCGACGGGGGCAGCTGGAAGCCGGGTACGGAGAACCTGCTGCCGTCGATCGACGTGGCCGTATGCTCGGCCGACTTCCGCCCACCGGGCACGGACACACCGGCGGACACCCTGCGGTTTCTGCGGGACCACGGGGTCATGTGGTCAGCCGTCAGCCACGGAGGACAGCCCATCGTGTGGGCGGGCCCCGACGGCGCCGGGACCGTGGAGGTGCCTCCTGTGCGGGTGGCGGACACGCTGGGCGCGGGTGACATACTGCACGGCGCGCTCACCCACCAGCTCGCGGGACAGCGGCAGCTGACCGTACAAGGCTTCGTCGAGGCCCTGCGTGCCGCGGCCGTGGTGGCCTCGCGGTCGTGTGCCTCGTTCGGCACCCGGGCCTGGATGCGGGACGGGTGACGCCGTGCCCTGCGAGGGGCGACGCCCTGGAACGGAATCTGCCACAGCAGCAGGCGTGGGCGCGGTCGCAGCGGACATGCAGCGGGCCGAGCCGAGTGCTGCAATGGCCACAGGGGCTGTTCCTCCGGCTGTGCCTCGGGTGACCGCCGCCCGACGAGGCGTGACCGGGCCCGAGCCCCCTTCTGACACCGGGCACGAGGTCGGCCCTCCACACCACGCACGGATCACAGGGAGATGAGTGACATGCCAGGACTCCTTCGCGGGGTCGCCCGCACGGCCGTCATCTCGGGGACGGCCACGGCGGTGTCCAACCGCGTCTCACGGCGGCAGGCGGGCCGGTGGGCCGAGCAGGACCGCGAACAACAGCTCGCCTACCAGCAGGACGTCACACCGCCCGCAGCCACCGCACCGCCGTCGGCCGCCGACGAAATGACCACCAAGATCGACCAGTTGAAGCAACTGGGCGATCTCAAGGCCCAGGGAGTGCTCACCGACGAGGAGTTCGAGGCCCAGAAGCGCCGGATCCTCGGCTGACCCGGAGGGAACGGATAGCGCGCGAGCCGAGGCCTCCGACTCTCTCTCCCCCCCGCTGCCGGTACGCAGCCGACAGACGCCGACCGGCTGCGTGCCCTCCTGCGGAGCCGGGCCTACCAGAGGGCCCTGGTCCGCACGCCCGGGCCAGGCCCTGGCCGCTCTGCCGGGAGTTGTCCTCCGGCCTTGACCGGAGCGGAGCGCGGCAAGCGGCCCCCGGTGGCTGATCGACCACGCGATGGCCCCCGTCTGGGAGGTCAACAACGTCTGGCTGATCTTCGTACTCGTCATCATGTGGACGGGTTTCCCCGT containing:
- a CDS encoding VWA domain-containing protein translates to MSGSQNYINHVALVLDASSSMSHLSRKVVEVADQQIAYLARRSQELDQETRVTVYVFADEVECVIYDKDVLRMPSLKQLYRVGGMTALLAATLKSQRELAQTAQLYGDHSFLTFVLTDGQENASHRCSDARNRDPRELVGGVAKLIETQEDNWTLAVLVPDQMGKREAMQCGFPKDNIAIWDATSTQGLEEAGQVIQQATEKFMMGRAQGIRGSRAVFSTGAEAVNKDTIEAAGLAPVDPSKYQLIPVARDAAIRDWVVECGHTYRTGGAFYQLSKSEKIQAQKQIAVLEKKTDRVYTGPEARALLGLPNVEIRVKPDHNDDFTIFVQSTSVNRKLVPNTRLLLML
- a CDS encoding serine hydrolase, with amino-acid sequence MVDGQNRTHTARGLRAHTLKGYACVVTAVVASLAACSAPGTPHAGQAPPARAGAPAPGPAAPPREKRGATLSRALKPVLPGGDTRLAVAVLDLDSADQEIASYGRPDATFETASIIKVGILATLLLQAQDEGRELTDAERRYADEMIRTSDNEATDVLWRAIGRAEGLAAANERLGLSSTQGGPGIRWGLTRTTATDQVKLLRAVFARGPVASAHSPEGLNQESRAYIQDLMGSIAEGQDWGVSAAGSPGSRWALKNGWLQRSTTDLWIINSVGHVTVHGRGYLVSVLSGGNASMEGGISLVERAARAAIGAASAHVRPWPE
- a CDS encoding PP2C family protein-serine/threonine phosphatase; amino-acid sequence: MSARLWRRRPAYSGRWEAARLSPVVLTVLIAGLAFSTPREIAISRLLPAAPALAAAMWPVLPTVVLGAFCLLFMIFLSFFHTDLGTQYTSAAIIAVTLAAAYGSHVRLQREEILFHVRLVADAAQKVLLRPLPRRIADVEIESLYLAAQEQARIGGDFYEVIGTPYGVRLLIGDVRGKGLSAVGAASAVIGCFREAAYDEPDLQGIIHRLETTVTRHSAAFPAQDQPEHFATALLAEIPHGGGHLRLLNCGHPPPLIAHSGKVRVLEPTLPSPPLNLAALIGDRYWVDMVSFAPGDQLLLYTDGVSEARDHAGQFFPLPDWMRRQGLERPRELLDQLHRDLLQHSGGRLDDDIAALALRCSTAEDRGAVGVEH
- a CDS encoding SpoIIE family protein phosphatase, with the translated sequence MANSFARFRHLSSVKRLISKSTRSVAGQVLVFQVALVVLLVACGVFALILQSERDTNAEARRRSTAVAQTFAHAPGVLAALQTPDPSKILQPLTEAARRASGVDFIVIMDTQGIRYTHPLPDRIGKRFVGEIGPSLAGRVYVESVNGPLGREVQATVPIENADSEVVALVSAGMKVKNVESQLDRQLPIILGAGAGALALSTGVTALVGRRLRRQTHSLAPDEMTLMYEHHDTVLHSVREGVLIVAADGRLILANDEARRLLELPPDVEGRLVSELPGLDPETKALLASGREATDEVHLAGERLLAVNQRPTDRDGGPKGTVVTLRDSTELQALTGRAEVARERLRLLYDAGLSIGTSLDVLRTADELARVPVPRFADFVTVDLADAVLHGEEPAPTATDMRRAAVCGSRDDHPLSEQGRLFDYLPSTPQARGYGSGRSQLVRDLPTATEWRVQDPERAQAIIDYGIRSLITAPIQARGVVLGVANFWRADQHEPFNEDDLSLAEELVARAAISIDNARRYTREHALAVTLQRSLLPQAMPEQNALDIAYRYLPAQSGVGGDWFDVIPLPGSRVALAVGDVVGHGLHAAATMGRLRTAVHNFSALDLPPDELLSHLDDLVGSIDQHEAAESAAGVVGATCLYGIYDPVTRRYVVARAGHLAPALVQPDGTVTFPDVPAGPPLGLGGLPFQTAELCLAEGTQLVLYTDGLIEDRRRDLDVGMELLRDALMDHPGRPPEETCRHVLDSLLPGRPKDDVALLVARTRELPPDRIADWDVPPDPAAVAGMREAVSQKLEAWDLSEFGFTMELILSELITNAIRYGAGPIHVRLIRDRTLICEVADGSSTSPHLRYAATTDEGGRGLFLVSQMAERWGTRYTPQGKVIWAEQALPDALRQPAPAPAHADTPPAEEAAAPDTPT
- a CDS encoding TIGR00341 family protein, with protein sequence MRARVLPASQRRSLEELAQDLDLSSGDTRSKRSAFWTMLTLSSVIAAGGVLTDSTATVIGAMIIAPLSTPIMGIALGSVQRRRTGSVRIVLLACLLVIAIGMVFSTVLPGDYDLLSNSQISGRTSPGLMDLIAALATGFAGAVALARRDVAAVLPGVAIAISLVPPLVVTGVCLGRLAGWLALGALMLFVSNLFALVFGGMVVFATLGYRTQDDRAAGRPARRAYAAMALLFAVVFVPLTANTVLTLLLDAWTDRTKGAAQQWLADEPGASVTGVDAESRTMYIHVRAPGDLPPVEPLLDRLDGQIPDGIPVVVDASRGRRIDAGTVGG
- a CDS encoding DUF6325 family protein, coding for MSDEFDEVGPIDYLVVEFPGNRMTGEGFPLLVDLVDRGLIRIMDLVFVRKDEDGSVTGMEIADLTGDGTLDLAVFEGASSGLLGQDDIDEAGTALEPGSSAGILIYENLWAAPFAAALRRGGARMVASGRIPVPDLVAALDATDAPR